The DNA region catttcataggtaatattaaggatttttttctgtttttgtatattctgaacttttgtgctaatcaggtcacgttattgatgataacagtcacttactgcattcaccatacggcaaagcagctccaactcgcactaaacactcggcttatgctagttttgttgaataaaatcagcaaacaatgcaaaataaatatgacaacgagatgctgcgctgccagaaactttattattgtcggctagtgaaggagttGTTCATAACGGAGactcattcacaaacgaatctctctctccgtcagtatgagaagtgaaagcaggagaggaggtgtgtttcaggacatgattagatcaaatttaacagggagggtgaatagtacatttctgtacacacaaacacaagctttttgtcaggaatgcccgtgcggtcactgatccatcaatgtagaaaagtgatgtaaaattataattttcgtaattggaaaaaaaaattacatactaacatccaggaaaactcccgatcatagatatatgtgtatatgtgtatatctctggctttggatggccacagtcctccactgtactttggtcccgcattcatttcaaaggagcgctaccctgtagcaagatggcggcgctattgacgcattccgtccaatagacaacaataggccaggcgacatctaaggTATATATCTATGAGCATAGCGTCTTCATGACATGgttcaaccgggatctgctacagtgtttgtgggcggagccgcaggtttcaattttcccgggtttgcgcgtacaacaattgggcggggcttaagtttcATATCGACGTCATGACGAAACGGCTAAAGACTGGTTATAAAGATAATtaatttgaagcactatgagtcgactcttttatagatgaatcaatagttttaaacacgtgCACTTTCAGGTTTAAGCCTGGATATTTCACtgcacttagagctgtgttacacactacattgaaggtcattttcaaaaactcataataggggctctttaatatcaCAAATGTCCTTGAGAACCactcaatagggtatatgccgaagcatgctaataggatttaatttgccagtaacctgggttaagcgcttccggcgaattgaatgccaatgcaaaatccggtgcgtttaaggtctgttttctttaaaaatcagcgatctccactagctgagtgatatccgatttaaagtgggtctcagattgtacaagaagcactgcattaaattacatttcccccgccatatctttataatatgagcatttattttaccccagtatattcaatggagcttctgcgctagcctgccgattctgacgggcgcgtgcgggTAAACAGCtttttaactaaataataaataaataactaaataaatgctaaagtttatttagctgaatgtattttaatgacattacataattgatgctgtataaggaaccgtataaaatggaaaaagttcacaataacaggtcaccggaagtgtatcagcatgggaacagcactagctcggcatacaCCCTATATCccttaaaacactgaaaactaaagtttgattaataaattagatataattgaattaaatatagaAATTTGGTTCACTGAGGCACAGGGACGTTGCTAGGGTTGAAAGGGATTAGAAGCTTAGCCCCAAAGAAATCCCCTACACCCCCCCAATAAAAGTTCTAATTCACCCCGCTAAAATACCAAAAGGTGATCTACTCTGATcttaataaaatgattataaatggtttattaataaatatagggTTTTTTAGTTGACAGTCTTTTAACAATACATTgtcaagctttgtgattggtaaACACATTGATAAATTAACCCACTTCACATTTACTAGTCTGTAATGAGCCATATCAGACCCCTTGAGCCTCCTTTCTCCGCCTGATgtgcagtttctgtttgttttttgaaaatgtaattttctgcatgtcttcatATCTGAAAATAGGATTTATTTtgagttgttatccaatgtgatacaaagctacaaacatgtttCCTTGGACAGACTGGTTAACTAAGGTGTAGTGTTGTCCAGGTACTGgaatttctaaaataaataccttgtaaaatattaatatttcaataggctactatttttgatataataacaattgtataaaaatagtacaaaaaaataaaaataaagatctatatatgctagaaatatgtttacttcaaatttcttcagagggattttttttttcagttttcctcaaaatagggtgatgtgggctttgtagcactttaaatgcatgtaaaggCTGTTTTATTCACACTTGAGCAGAAATTATATATGCCTCATAAAAGTAGTAGAACAttccaggaaatccctaatatggatgaaggcatccagctattgctgtagttgaacgaaaataagatctgaataaagaTGAAAAtgctttaactgatcatttacaccaCTGCGACAATAAATGGTCTATATGTGTTATTCCAGCCATCTTAGGTAGAAAGCCGATTTATAATCCGATGCTAACTGATATAGCATGTTATagtagaatatagctataaaataataagctagatgcatgaactcacggtgatttaactattacagacacagatgtgactggctatatcatagATGGCCATAGATATAGATATGGCTAGATATCCATgtcatatctagaaagctagtacaatttacatttttatgactAATCTGcatgtatttatattaatttgacacatattttattaattggttattttatttcaccaaaacgccacacattttatactgtgaaaacaaatattaagcttcatcagtagttagaacTACTCAGTTTGgcgaaacagttgtattattacctcatcagcttcagctccttaaaataatgaatgaacaatgaCAGTGCAGTGAcgggattttttttaacaccatgtgacaacagagccactcccacctgccggtagaaacaggtactgctaaACAGCTGACTATTTAAATACCCGACACAAACACTGCATTAAGCTGAATGCACGTGATGTATGTGCTCATTTTAAGCACttatataacaaaacaaatgttatacaacctatttttatttcagtgcaatatattccaaaagatcaggggATTTTGACAATACATCAAGGGCTTAAGCCCTtaacagatcaattctttttccggctctaaacgcatatgattggcttctgcctttccacgatgaacgactcaaaagacttgaaatgaacgataccacctgcacaaatgtgcgaatgaatgaatcactccctgagaggactcgtagtttccgagtcatattgaagattcgttcaaaatgaacaaatcgttcatgaacgacccatcaggGGTTAATTTTGAAGCCCTTGCCCTTTACACTCTGGAATTGGGCcttaatgccccattcacacggggcgtcaacgcttcccattcactttgaatgggtgacgtcaggcgttgtcGAATTGCATTGTGGACGGaggcgtcagccaatcagatcgctgtatgcaaatacaccagctagacagtggcctatttctgactgaatttcattgggtgacgcttctatgacgattgTTTCAGCcgcaacttcagacacgccttccgtcaagcattgacgctgaagccccgtgtaaatggggcgtcagcgtcaacgcttgacagtggccgtgtctaaagttggggctgacgcgatcgtcatagaagcgtcacccaatgaaattagtcagcaataggccactgtctgagctggtgtatttgcatacagtgatctgattggctgacacttccgtctgcaatagggtatatgccgagctagtgctgttcccatgctgatacacttccggtgacctgttattgtgaacttttttccattttatacggttccttatacagcatcgatgttgtaatgtcattaaaatacattcagttaaataaactttagcatttattttgttgctcaagcgtaaaacgagacaaaagctgtttactcgcacgcgcccgtcagaatcgccaggctaacgcagaagctccattgaatatactggggtaaaataaatgctcatattataaagatatggcgggggaaatgtaatttaatgcagtgcttcttgtacaatctgagacccactttaaatcggatatcactcagctagtggagagcgctgatttttaaagaaaaccttaaagaagaccttaaacgcaccggattttgcattggcattcaattccccggaagcgcttaacccaggttactggcaaattaaaagtcctattagcatgcttcggcatataccccattgaaaAGTTTAGCAAGTCCTAATTTCTGCAGGGAGCAACGTCTCTGAAGCAGCGCCGACGGATCCaaaatgcagttcggcaacgcctgacgtcacccattcaaagtaaatgggaagcgtgcgccctgtgtgaatggggtgtaagtGGTTTTGTGTAAGTCTGCTGATTTACTTACTATGGTGTATGATGGGTAGGTGGACGGTGGCAGGAATGAGGGCGGGTAGAAAGCGGGTGGATTGGCGGGTTGGCAGGCGATAACCGGTTGGTTTGAGTAATGCTGTAGCGGTGCGGGGAACATGAGGTAAGCTGTTTTTGGGTCCGGCGGGCTGTAAGGAGGAGGATTCAGAGAGATGCTGCCAGCCGGACCGTCACCTCCAGCAGGCCCCGGGACTCCTTCCATGTGCGCTGTGTAGGgctgatggagtgtgtgtgtgctgtccgTGTCGAACGCTGGGTTTATTGTGCGGTTGCTGTCTGTTTCGTAGGCCAGATGAGCCGTCTGGATGCTGTCGGTGTCATTGGCAGGACCGGCTGTGAAGATGCTGACCGAGTCGTATGCTGGGACGCTGGGTAAAATCACTGCATCTCTGTGTCCCGCTGCATCATGATGAGGGTCCTGGAGGCCTGAAGAGCCCTGCGGTCTCGTATCTCCAGCAGACGGGTTTAGA from Danio rerio strain Tuebingen ecotype United States chromosome 8, GRCz12tu, whole genome shotgun sequence includes:
- the prrt1b gene encoding proline rich transmembrane protein 1B isoform X1, which gives rise to MCQLFHKPASVHFSCAAARLNPSAGDTRPQGSSGLQDPHHDAAGHRDAVILPSVPAYDSVSIFTAGPANDTDSIQTAHLAYETDSNRTINPAFDTDSTHTLHQPYTAHMEGVPGPAGGDGPAGSISLNPPPYSPPDPKTAYLMFPAPLQHYSNQPVIACQPANPPAFYPPSFLPPSTYPSYTIYMNGPPPPPLGEEQQPLPKDYLVESLLVTIFCCIMSGLFAVMYSYETRAALSRGDIREAEKTSQKARLLVMFSLMFGVFIFVGWIVYVVIVLCA
- the prrt1b gene encoding proline rich transmembrane protein 1B isoform X2, with protein sequence MDTAARLNPSAGDTRPQGSSGLQDPHHDAAGHRDAVILPSVPAYDSVSIFTAGPANDTDSIQTAHLAYETDSNRTINPAFDTDSTHTLHQPYTAHMEGVPGPAGGDGPAGSISLNPPPYSPPDPKTAYLMFPAPLQHYSNQPVIACQPANPPAFYPPSFLPPSTYPSYTIYMNGPPPPPLGEEQQPLPKDYLVESLLVTIFCCIMSGLFAVMYSYETRAALSRGDIREAEKTSQKARLLVMFSLMFGVFIFVGWIVYVVIVLCA